The Allocatelliglobosispora scoriae genome contains a region encoding:
- a CDS encoding ABC transporter permease, with translation MADPTTKAIEGRSLGRIAWTRLKRDKVALTGGAVVLFLIVVAVLAYPIAAIFGHPIDEMHGDLIDPNLGGLPKGEWGGMSWDYLLGVEPGHGRDVFSRVVVGAQVSLLIAFVATVVSTVLGVTLGLLAGYKGGWIDTVLSRVMDYFLAFPTLLLSIALIVVMPRKFLGLSGTWLNMAVIVLIIGGFSWPYIGRIVRGQVLSLKEREFVEASKSLGARTPYIVFRELLPNLVAPILVYATLAIPTNMLFEAALSFLGVGVQPPKPSWGQMISDAINYYEFDPLYLIVPGGALFITVLAFNLFGDGLRDALDPKAN, from the coding sequence GTGGCTGACCCCACCACGAAGGCGATCGAGGGACGTTCCCTCGGCAGGATCGCGTGGACCAGGTTGAAGCGCGACAAGGTCGCACTCACCGGCGGCGCGGTCGTGCTCTTCCTGATCGTGGTCGCCGTCCTCGCCTACCCGATCGCGGCGATCTTCGGCCACCCGATCGACGAGATGCACGGCGATCTGATCGACCCCAACCTGGGCGGCCTGCCCAAGGGCGAGTGGGGCGGCATGTCCTGGGACTACCTCCTGGGCGTCGAGCCGGGCCACGGCCGCGACGTCTTCAGCCGGGTCGTCGTCGGTGCGCAGGTCTCCCTGCTCATCGCGTTCGTCGCCACGGTCGTCTCCACGGTGCTGGGCGTGACGCTCGGTCTGCTCGCCGGATACAAGGGCGGCTGGATCGACACCGTGCTCAGCCGGGTGATGGACTACTTCCTCGCCTTCCCGACGCTGCTGCTCTCCATCGCGCTCATCGTCGTGATGCCGCGCAAGTTCCTCGGGCTCAGCGGCACGTGGCTGAACATGGCCGTCATCGTCCTGATCATCGGTGGCTTCTCCTGGCCGTATATCGGGCGCATCGTCCGCGGGCAGGTCCTGTCCCTCAAGGAGCGGGAGTTCGTCGAGGCGTCCAAGAGCCTCGGTGCCCGTACGCCGTACATCGTCTTCCGGGAGCTGCTGCCCAACCTCGTGGCGCCGATCCTGGTCTACGCCACCCTGGCGATCCCGACCAACATGCTCTTCGAGGCGGCGCTCTCCTTCCTCGGCGTCGGTGTGCAGCCGCCCAAGCCGAGCTGGGGCCAGATGATCTCGGACGCGATCAACTACTACGAGTTCGATCCGCTCTACCTGATCGTCCCCGGCGGCGCGCTCTTCATCACGGTCCTCGCCTTCAACCTCTTCGGCGACGGCCTGCGCGACGCGCTGGACCCCAAGGCCAATTAA